One segment of Leptospirillum ferrooxidans C2-3 DNA contains the following:
- a CDS encoding DMT family transporter has protein sequence MPLPDSTIPPEPIMARRQVRWAIMASFLFALSTPPAKVLSSEQTPFLLCGLFYLGSIFGIIPSILSTPRENGAGGWRKLLLPEKPKQKEIGIAILSVLIGGGAAPILLIWGLKHYPASLGSLLMNAEGIVTVLLAWLIFREPLNMRLSIGAILGAAGCAIASDSEGSHGFSGAIPFFLAAGLWALDSNLLRFLSGWSPVTITLWKGLGSSFLLLPLGLFLPHPPMTISIMGEALLTGGLGYGLSLILFIRSIRAIGVSATGAWFSISPFLGAFLSILFLKEPVTRTFYEASVILFVAVLFLNGPMSPKTSSDIPRHTG, from the coding sequence GTGCCATTGCCGGACAGTACCATTCCCCCAGAACCCATCATGGCCAGACGCCAGGTCCGATGGGCCATCATGGCATCATTTCTTTTTGCCCTTTCCACCCCTCCGGCCAAGGTGCTGTCTTCGGAACAGACACCCTTTCTCCTTTGCGGCCTGTTTTACCTTGGTTCCATTTTTGGCATTATCCCCTCGATCCTTTCGACCCCACGGGAGAACGGGGCGGGTGGGTGGAGAAAGCTTTTATTGCCGGAAAAACCAAAACAAAAAGAGATCGGAATTGCCATTTTATCTGTCCTGATCGGAGGCGGAGCCGCTCCCATCCTTTTGATCTGGGGACTCAAGCATTATCCGGCATCACTGGGAAGTCTCCTGATGAATGCCGAAGGCATTGTGACCGTTCTGCTGGCCTGGCTTATTTTTCGAGAACCCCTGAACATGAGACTCTCCATTGGGGCCATTCTGGGAGCCGCTGGATGCGCGATTGCCTCCGATAGCGAAGGGAGCCACGGATTTTCCGGTGCCATTCCCTTTTTTCTCGCGGCTGGCCTGTGGGCGCTGGACAGCAACCTCCTCCGATTTTTATCCGGGTGGAGTCCTGTCACGATCACCCTCTGGAAAGGATTGGGCTCTTCTTTCCTTCTGCTTCCACTCGGTCTCTTTCTTCCCCATCCCCCCATGACGATATCCATCATGGGGGAAGCACTGCTGACAGGAGGACTTGGCTATGGTCTGAGCCTGATTCTCTTCATCCGTTCCATCAGGGCCATAGGTGTTTCGGCAACCGGCGCCTGGTTTTCGATCTCTCCCTTTCTGGGTGCCTTTTTATCGATTCTCTTTTTGAAAGAGCCCGTTACCAGAACATTCTATGAGGCTTCTGTCATCCTTTTCGTCGCTGTCCTGTTCCTAAACGGACCAATGTCCCCCAAAACATCCTCGGACATTCCTAGACATACCGGGTAA
- a CDS encoding RuBisCO large subunit C-terminal-like domain-containing protein, with translation MSEMIRATYAIASNDLPRAAALIAREMSVGVKKTRYENSKTGGFMATVDTIKKVGSRGIITIDVPSANISTVYGLLLSIAGEISCLKILKSIELLDFDLPKALADRLPGPAFGLSGIKKRRGNLDRPLFITVIKPSQGLTPEEYAHIAYESLVGGMDAIKSDELLQESDKNWTARFEAAVAAARRAEKETGEPKNVMMHPVDTPMKMVDRFSRGANMGCDLAMLSPAASGFPMLEELARMERFPIMAHMAMSGWLWQKNGMSVRAWSKFMRLAGADIVLYPALKGTLKATRSELLEVMDAVKTPLGTRKESLIAVGGGMHAGTMKVHYDLFGPDFAYLCGGGVCGHPDGARAGGKSIRQAWDAISQGIPLSRYRKDHPELDAALTAFTRYV, from the coding sequence GCCCTGATTGCGAGAGAAATGAGTGTCGGTGTGAAAAAAACCCGCTATGAGAACAGCAAGACGGGGGGATTCATGGCGACTGTGGATACGATCAAGAAGGTCGGATCACGGGGGATTATCACCATTGATGTGCCTTCCGCGAATATCAGCACCGTCTATGGCCTTCTCCTGTCGATTGCCGGAGAGATCAGCTGCCTCAAGATCCTGAAATCCATAGAGCTTCTGGATTTTGACCTGCCAAAGGCTCTGGCGGACCGTCTCCCGGGCCCGGCCTTTGGTTTGTCTGGAATCAAAAAGCGCAGGGGAAATCTTGACCGTCCGTTGTTTATCACGGTTATCAAGCCATCCCAGGGACTCACTCCGGAGGAGTACGCCCATATCGCCTATGAAAGCCTTGTTGGTGGAATGGATGCGATCAAAAGCGATGAGCTTCTTCAGGAGTCCGACAAAAACTGGACGGCCCGATTTGAGGCCGCTGTCGCTGCAGCAAGACGGGCGGAAAAAGAAACGGGTGAGCCCAAGAATGTGATGATGCATCCGGTAGACACCCCGATGAAGATGGTGGACCGATTTTCCCGGGGAGCGAATATGGGCTGTGATCTGGCCATGCTGTCTCCGGCGGCTTCCGGATTTCCCATGCTGGAGGAGCTTGCCCGGATGGAGCGCTTCCCGATCATGGCCCATATGGCCATGAGTGGGTGGCTTTGGCAGAAAAACGGAATGAGTGTCCGCGCATGGTCCAAATTCATGCGTCTTGCCGGGGCCGATATTGTGCTCTATCCCGCCCTCAAGGGAACGCTCAAGGCAACCCGTTCCGAGCTTTTGGAGGTCATGGATGCAGTGAAAACTCCCTTGGGAACCCGCAAGGAAAGCCTGATTGCGGTCGGCGGAGGTATGCATGCGGGTACCATGAAGGTCCACTATGATCTTTTTGGACCGGATTTTGCCTATCTGTGCGGTGGAGGGGTCTGTGGTCACCCCGACGGAGCCCGGGCGGGTGGAAAATCGATTCGTCAGGCATGGGATGCCATCAGCCAGGGGATACCTCTTTCCCGTTACAGAAAGGACCATCCCGAACTTGATGCTGCGCTGACCGCGTTTACCCGGTATGTCTAG